DNA from Stutzerimonas decontaminans:
CCAGCTACTACGCGGTGATGACCTACGCCGACAACCGCGACCTGCGCGAGGAGGTCTACGCCGCCTACTGCACCCGCGCCTCGGACCAGGGCCCGAATGCCGGGCAGTTCGACAACGGCCCGGTAATGGCCGAGATCCTCGAGCTGCGCCACGAGCTGGCCGGGCTACTCGGCTACGGCAACTTCGCCGAGCTGTCGCTGGCGACCAAGATGGCCGAATCCACCGAGCAGGTGCTGAGCTTCCTGCGTGACCTGGCGGTGCGCAGCAAGCCGTTCGCCGAGCGCGACCTGGCCGAACTGCGCGCCTTCGCCGCCGAACAGGGACTGGACGACCTGCAGAGCTGGGACCTCGGTTACTACGCCGAGAAACTGCGCCAGCAGCGCTACAGCCTGAACCAGGAAGAACTACGCGCCTACTTCCCGATCGACAAGGTCCTATCCGGGCTGTTCTGCATCGTCCAGCGCCTGTACGGCATCGAGATCCACGAGCTGGAGCAGTTCGACGGCTGGCATCCGGAAGTGCGCCTGTTCGAGATCACCGAGAACGGTCAGCACGTCGGACGCTTCTTCTTCGATCTCTACGCGCGCCCGAACAAGCGCGGTGGCGCCTGGATGGATGGCGCCCGCGACAAGCGCCGCACCGCTGCTGGCACGCTGCAGACGCCGGTAGCCAACCTGGTCTGCAATTTCACCCCGCCGGTGGGTGAACGCCCGGCCCTGCTGACCCACGATGAAGTCACCACGCTGTTCCACGAGTTCGGCCATGGCCTGCATCACCTGCTGACCCAGGTCGAGCACGCCGGCGCCTCGGGCATCAATGGCGTGGCCTGGGACGCGGTGGAACTGCCGAGCCAGTTCATGGAGAACTGGTGCTGGGACCCAGAGGGCCTGGCGCATATCTCCGGTCATTACCAGACCGGCGAGCGCCTGCCGCAGGACAAGCTGGACATGATGCTGGCGGCGAAGAACTTCCAGTCCGGCATGATGATGGCGCGCCAGCTGGAGTTCTCCCTGTTCGACTTCGAACTGCATGCCACCCACGGTGACGGTCGCAGCGTGCTGCAGGTGCTCGAGCACATCCGCGACGAGGTCTCGGTGATGCGCCCGCCGGCCTACAACCGTTTCCCCAACAGCTTTGCGCACATCTTCTCCGGCGGATACGCGGCCGGTTACTACAGCTACAAGTGGGCCGAGGTGCTGTCGTCCGACGCCTTCTCGCGCTTCGAGGAAGAAGGCGTGTTCAACTCCGAGACCGGGCGCGCCTTCCGCGAGGCGATCCTCGCCCGTGGCGGCTCGCAGGAGCCGATGGTACTGTTCGTCGATTTCCGAGGCCGCGAGCCGTCCATCGACGCCCTGCTGCGCCACCTCGGGCTGGTAGCGGAGGCCGCGGCATGAGCAACGAAGTATCCCGAGTCACCACCAAACGCTTCATCGCCGGGGCCGTATGCCCGGCGTGCAGCGGCACGGACTGCATCAAGATGTGGGACGTCGACGGCGTGCCGCATCGCGAGTGCGTGATCTGCGGCTACGCCGATACCCTCAACGCCCAGGGCATCTCGGTACCCATGGAGCTCGGCACGCGGGTCAACAAGGTCCAGCCCAAGCCGGCCGACCCGCAGGTGCAGTCGGTGCAGTTTTTCCCTAATCCGAAGTTGAAGAAGCCGGAATAGCCGCCGTGCTGCACCTGACCTGCGGCGATCTGGCTGGCGACAGCGTGCGTGCGCTGCTGGCCAGGCACGAGCCCGATGTAAAGGTGCGGGTATTGCGCGACGACCTGGCCGTCGGGCCTTTGAGCGACGTGGACAGCGCACCTTGCGCTGCTCGCGCCGCATTCTGGGAACAGGTCTGGCCCGCTGAGGTGACTCCGCGCCCGGCCTTCGCCAACGATCTGGCGGCTGATGCACTCTGGCTAGCCGAGCTACCCAGCCCCGCCCCGGCCGTGACGGTCTGGCACGGCGACAGCGCATCCGAACAACTGCTGCTGGCGCGGATCGCCGCGGCGCTGCATGGCTCCCGCTGCGAGTTGTACGAAGTCCCCTGCGGCACCGGAGACAGCCGCGCCGGACAGCGCAAGGCGGTATCCATGCATTCACCCGACGCGCTCGCGGCGCTCTACCATCCCCAGGCCGTTTCGGCAGCACGCCAGGCCGAACTCGCCGCGGTCTGGCACGAGCAATGTGCCGGCTCGCATGAAATTCGCCGCTGGTATGAGGGTTCGTTTCGGGGCGAAGACTATCGGCTGATCGACGCGGCGCTGGTCGCTGCCAGCCCCGACAAATTCGCTCCGCTGGCGCGTGCAATGGCCGAGGTAATGGGCCATTGCGATGGTTTCTTCGCCACCGATTTCTTTCTCTACTGGCGCGCTCGCGAGCTGGCCGCTGCTGCGCAGCTGGAATTACTGGGCGATCCCGTAGCCGGCTACCGTGACCTGCAGGTACGCCGCCTCGGCTAAAAGCTTGCTGTTCGAGGACTGGGCAGGCCTACGGCCCACTTCGCCGCGAGGGCGCGCCTCCCACAGGTTGTGGTGTGCACATGCTGCTTTGGTGGGAGGCCCGCCCCCGGGGCGATGCTTTTCAGCTTCTGGCTGTTGCGGTCGATATGGCCTCTCAGCCCTCGACCTTCGGCGTCGCCCGTCCCGGCTGCGGTGGCGAAGCAAACAGACGCTTGAGTTTCATCGCCGGCGCTTCGATCAGGTGCCAGGACAGCGCAGCGAGGATCAGCGTCGGCACAAAGGCGATCAGCGTCAGGCCGAGCACGCCGACCTGCGGACCGAAAAGGTAGATGGTCAGCTGTTGGAACGGGAAGGCGTAGATATACAGGCCATAGGAGAAATCGCCGTACTTGCCGAAACGCGAGATCAGCGGCAACGGCGCGTAGGCCAGGTAGAGCACCAGGTACGGCAGCGCGACGAAGTACACCAGCGGGCCGATATCGGTACGGAAGGTCGCCAGCAGCGCGGCGAACAGCAGCGCCGCGATCCAGCCGCGCCAGGGGATGTCGTCGCGATAGAGAAACAGTGCCGAGCCGCTGTAGTAGAGCAGGCCGAGCTTGAAGATGTTCTTGATGAAGTAGGACTCGATTCCCAGCTTGCCCAGCAGCCAGAAATGCCCGACCGCGAGCACGGCGATCGGCAGGAAGATCAGCCGGCGCTTGAGGAAACCGGTCAGCCCGAGAATCATCACGCCGATGTACATCAGCACTTCCAGCGGCAGCGTCCACAGCGAGCCGTTGACCACGTCCGGATAGATATTGCCGGTGAATACGCCGGGCAGTTCGTAGCGCGTCACCAGCAGGATGTTCTGCAGATAGGTCCAGGTGCCGTCGGCGGCCAGATAGCGCGCGAGGTCGAACTGCGTGACCAGTGGCCCGATGACGAAGGCCGAGAGCAATACCGCGACGATCAGCGCCGGAAAGATGCGTAGCGCTCGCTTTATCAGAAAGCTTTTCGGACTGCTGCTGGCCAGCCAGGACGAGGCGATCAGGTAGCCGCTCATGACGAAGAAGATGCCGACGGCGATCGAGCCGCCCTTCTCATAGCCGGTCAGCAGCGTCAGTGGTTCGTCTTCGCGACGGCCGACCAGCGGGTAGCTGTGGGCGAACAGCACCAGAGCAGCGGCGAAGAAGCGCAGGAAATCGAAGTTGTTTTCCCGGGTGTGTAAGGAACCGGTGGGATGCATGGTCTGCTCCTGACTGTCGGCAGTGGCTGGAAGCTGAAGTGCACTGGAGTGCAATGCCGGTACTGCCGGATCGGTCGCCGGAGGCGCCCTGATCATCCTTTTGTTGTTTGCCGGCCGGCTCCAATTCGGGAAGCGCGGAAGCACAGCGCTCGCCCGATCAGCCTCCTTTGTCCGGACCTGTAAGCAAATGTTCCCGAGGCAACCGACGGGCGGTAGCGGTTGCCATCGATCAGTTGGGCTGGCGCGCGGTCGACGAGCCGTTTACTGTATATATAAACAGCATTTGGCCACGACCATGACCCTGCCCATTTCTACACCACGCGGCCGCGGTACGGCGGTGAACCCGGACAACCGCTTCGCGCCCATGCGCAGCGAGGCCTATGACGATGGCTGGGAACAGGACGTGCCGCCGACCCGCGCCACCGAGGTGCGCCGCGAGATCGCCAAATCGGTGCTGACGCGCAACCAATCGCCGGATGTTGGCTTCGATCGCTCGGTAAATCCCTATCGCGGCTGCGAACATGGTTGCATCTACTGTTTCGCACGGCCGACGCACGCGTACTGGGATCTCTCACCCGGCATCGATTTCGAAACGAAACTGATCGCCAAGACCAACCTCGCCGAGCGGCTGGAGGCCGAGCTGAGCAAGCCGGGCTACGTGCCGCAACCGATCGCGCTGGGGGTAAACACCGATGCCTATCAGCCACTCGAGCGCGAGCAGCGGCTGACGCGCCAGGCGCTGGAAGTCCTGCTGCGTTTCAAGCACCCCGTGCACATCATCACCAAGGGTTCGCTGGTGTTGCGCGATCTCGATCTGCTGGTACCGCTGGCCGAGCAGCGGCTGGTGAGCGTGTCGGTCAGCCTCACGACCCTGGACGACGAGCTCAAACGCATCATGGAGCCACGCGCGGCCTCACCGACGGCGCGCCTACGGGTATTGCGCACGCTGCACGAAGCCGGCGTGCCGGTCAGCGTGATGTGTGCGCCGATGATTCCGATGATCAACGACATGGAGCTGGAGCGGATGCTCGAAGCCGCCCGCGAAGCCGGTGCGCGCTCCGCGGGCTACGTGCTGCTGCGCCTGCCGCATGAGGTGGCCGAGCTGTTCGAAGGTTGGCTGCAGGAGCATTTTCCGCAGCGCGCCGCCCATGTCATGAGCCTGGTACGCCAGTCGCGTGGCGGCAAGGATTACGACAGCCGCTTCGGCAGTCGCATGCGCGGTGAAGGCCAGTTCGCCCAGCTGCTGGCCCAGCGTTTTCAGCTGGCCTGCAAGCGGCTGGGTTTCAACCGACGGGATCAGAACTACGGCCTGGATTGCAGCCTTTTCGCGCCGCCTGGTCAGCAGCTGAGCCTGATCTGAGCGGTTGCCCGACGGTAGGGGCCTAGGATGGATGCCGCGTCATCCATCCACCGTGACGCATACTGCCACTCATCGTGCTGGGGCCCGGCCTGGGCTGCGCGCGGGTGCCATCAGACGCGTGGAAAATGCTTCGCAGTTTTCCACCCTACGCGGCGGATCAGTGGATGTAGGTGGAGTCACGTCCGCAGGCAGGAGGGGGCAAACGCGTAGAAAACGCTTCGCGGTTTTTCCCCCTACGCAGCGGATCGGCGGTCGTAGGGTGGATGGCGCTTCACCCATCCACCGCAACGCAGGGATGCATTGCGGTACGGGGTCGATGACGCAGCCCATCGTCCTCGGTCGTCGCGCCCGTCCGCCAGGCGCGCCCGCAAGGAACTATCCCAACCCGCTGTCGCACCAATCCCTGTATTCCTGCACCGGAGGCATCGTGGACTGGATCGATCTGCTGCAATGGCCGGCCATGGTGGTCACGGTGATCGCCGCCTGGCTGATCGGCTCGCTACAACCTGGGCGGCGTTTCGTCGGCTTCTGCTGTTTCCTGCTGAGCAACCTGCTGTGGGTGATCTGGGGCTGGCATGCCGAGGCCTGGGCGCTGATTACGCTGCAGGTCTGCCTGGCGCTGATGAACCTGCGCGGCGTGAAGAAGAACGATGCCCCCGCACAGCCCGAGCCAGACACTCCCCGCGCTTAAATTGCGAGAGTGCGATCGCTGTCTATACTCCGAATCGTAGGCGTACCTGATTGAGTTCCGACTGCGCGTGCAAGCGTCCAGCTCAACCCCGAGCGTTTCGGTGGTCGTGCTGGGCAGAATCGGACTGATCGAAAACGTAGCTGGCATGACGGGAATGGTTTCCCCGGCCAGCCGATTTTCGGCGGTGCGATGGCGGTCGGCGGGATAACAAGAATCATAAGGGGAACCCGCAATGTCTCGACATCCATGCATCTGGATGGGGCTTGGGCTTTGGGCAATATTCGGCCAGGCTCAGGCGGCCTGGGACGTGAACATGCGCTCCGGTGCCACCGACGTCAGTCGGTCGGTGTTCGATCTGCACATGGCGATTTTCTGGATCTGCGTGGTCATCGGCCTGCTGGTGTTCGGCGTGATGATCTATTCGATGATCGCGCACCGCCGCTCCAAGCGTCAGCATTCCGCTCACTTCCATGAGAACACCCGCGTCGAGGTGCTCTGGACGGTCATCCCGCTGCTGATCCTGGTGGGTATGGCGGTCCCGGCGACGCGCACGCTGATCCACATCTACGACTCCAGCGAATCCGACGTCGACGTGCAGATCACCGGCTACCAGTGGAAGTGGCACTACAAGTATCTGGGCGAGGATGTGGAATTCTTCAGCAACCTCACCACGCCGCGCGAACAGATCAACAACCAGGCGCCCAAGGGCGAGCACTACCTGCTGGAAGTCGACGAGCCGCTGGTGATCCCTGTCGGCGCCAAGGTGCGCTTCCTGATCACCGCGGCCGACGTCATCCACTCCTGGTGGGTGCCGGATCTGGCGGTGAAAAAGGACGCCATCCCCGGCTTCATCAACGAATCCTGGACCCGCGTCGAGCAGCCCGGCATCTACCGCGGCCAGTGCACCGAGCTGTGCGGCAAGGACCACGGCTTCATGCCGGTGGTGGTGGAGGTCAAGTCGCAGGAGGACTACGCCACCTGGCTCGCCGAGAAGAAGGCCGAAGCCGCCAAGCTGGCCGAACTGACCAGCAAGGAATGGACGCTGGCAGAGCTCTCCGAGCGCGGCCAGAAGGTCTACCAGACCGCGTGCGCCTCCTGCCACCAGGCCGGCGGCGAAGGCATCCCGCCGATGTTCCCGGCCCTCAAGGGCTCGGCCATCGCCACCGGCGACATCGAGGCGCACATCGACATCGTGGTCAACGGCAAGCCGGGGACCGCCATGGCGGCGTTCGGCAAGCAGCTGTCGGAGGTCGATCTGGCCGCGGTCATCACCTACGAGCGCAACGCCTGGGGCAACAAGACCGACGACATGGTCACGCCGAAAGACGTGCTCGACTTCAAACAGGCCGAAGAAGCCACCCAGTAAGAGGATCAGGTGATGAGTGCAGTGATCGACGACCATGGTCATGTCGGGCATGACCACCACCACGGGCCGGCGAAGGGGCTCTCGCGCTGGCTGCTGACCACCAACCACAAGGACATCGGCTCGATGTATCTGTGGTTCAGCTTCTGCGCGTTCCTGCTCGGCGGCTCGATGGCGATGGTGATCCGCGCCGAACTGTTCCAGCCGGGGCTGCAGATCGTGCAGCCGGAATTCTTCAACCAGATGACCACCATGCACGGCCTGATAATGGTCTTCGGCGCGGTGATGCCGGCCTTCGTCGGCCTGGCCAACTGGATGATCCCGCTGATGATCGGCGCGCCGGACATGGCGCTGCCGCGGATGAACAACTTCAGCTTCTGGCTGCTGCCGGCGGCCTTCGGCCTGCTGGTGAGCACGCTGTTCATGGAAGGCGGCGGACCGAACTTTGGCTGGACCTTCTATGCGCCGCTATCGACGACCTACGCGCCGGAGTCGGTGACCTTCTTCATCTTCGCCATCCACCTGATGGGCATCAGCTCGATCATGGGCGCGATCAACGTGATCGCCACCATCCTCAACCTGCGCGCGCCAGGCATGACGCTGATGAAGATGCCGCTGTTCGTCTGGACCTGGCTGATCACCGCCTTCCTCCTGATCGCGGTGATGCCGGTGCTGGCGGGCGTGGTGACCATGATGCTGATGGACATCCATTTCGGCACCAGCTTCTTCAGCGCCGCCGGCGGTGGCGACCCGGTGCTGTTCCAGCACGTGTTCTGGTTCTTCGGCCACCCCGAGGTGTACATCATGATCCTGCCGGCGTTCGGCGCGGTCAGCTCGATCATCCCGGCGTTCAGCCGCAAGCCGCTGTTCGGCTACACCTCGATGGTCTACGCCACCGGCGCCATCGCCTTCCTCTCCTTCATCGTCTGGGCACACCACATGTTCACCGTCGGCATTCCGCTGACCGGCGAGCTGTTCTTCATGTACGCGACCATGCTGATCGCCGTGCCCACCGGGGTGAAGGTGTTCAACTGGGTGTCGACCATGTGGCGCGGCTCGCTGACCTTCGAGGCGCCGATGCTGTTCGCCGTGGCCTTCGTCATCCTCTTCACCATCGGCGGCTTCTCCGGGCTGATGCTGGCCATTGCCCCGGCGGACTTCCAGTACCACGACACCTACTTCGTGGTGGCGCACTTCCACTACGTGCTGGTGCCGGGGGCGATCTTCGGCATCTTCGCCTCGGCCTACTACTGGCTGCCGAAGTGGACCGGGCACATGTACGACGAAACCCTGGCCAAGCTGCATTTCTGGATGAGTTTTGTCGGTATGAACCTGGCGTTCTTCCCGATGCACTTCGTCGGCCTGGCCGGCATGCCGCGGCGCATCCCTGACTACAACATGATGTTCGCCAACTTCAACATGGTCTCCAGCGTCGGCGCCTTCATGTTCGGCGCCACGCAGCTGCTGTTCCTGTTCATCGTCATCAAATGCATCCGCGGTGGCGTGCCGGCACCGGCCAAACCCTGGGACGGCGCCGAGGGCCTGGAATGGAGCGTGCCGTCGCCGGCGCCCTACCACACCTTCCAGACGCCGCCGGACATGAGCGATGTGCACGAACACCGCAAGGGCACCGGCGGGGAGCTGACGCCGTGAGCAGGCAACACGGGCTCGCTGGCGGGCCCGGCCGGGCTTGCCAGGTCGACCACCATCAAACGGGGAGACTGCCATGAACGAGTCCCTGTCCACTCGCCGCCTGGTCCGCCGCCTCGTATTCGTCGTGATCGCCATGTTCGGCTTTGGCTTCCTGCTGGTACCGATCTACGACGTCATGTGCCAGGCCTTCGGCATCAACGGCAAGACCGCTGGCGCCTACACTGGCGTGCAGAGCGCCGACGAGGCGCGCGCGGTGCGGGTGCAGTTCCTCGCCACCAACGCCGCCGATATGCAATGGCAGTTCGGCCCGCAGGCTGACCAGATCAGCGTGCACCCGGGCGCCAGCCAGGAGATCCGCTTCGTCGCCTACAACCCCACCGACAAGCCGATGACCGCCCAGGCGATTCCCAGCGTCTCGCCGTCGCGGGCCGCCGCCTACTTTCACAAGACCGAGTGCTTCTGCTTCACCCAGCAGGTGTTGCAGCCGGGCGAGCGCATCGAGATGCCGGTGCGGTTCATCGTCGATCGCGACCTGCCCGCCGACGTGCACAACCTGACCCTCGCCTACACGCTGTTCGACATAACGTCCCGCCAGCCGCCAGTGGCCGCCAACGCCACATCGGCCCCGGCCAAGGAGAGTCTGCAATGAGCCAACAGACCACCCACGAGCAGTACTACGTCCCTGATCAAAGCAAATGGCCGATCATCGCCACCATCGCCCTGCTGGTCACCTTCTATGGCCTGGGCAGCTGGTTCAACGACCTCAAGGCCGCACGTGATTCGTCCAACGGACCGCTGATCTTCTTCGTCGGCGCGCTGCTGATCGCCTACATGATGTTCGGCTGGTTCGGTGCCGTGGTGAAGGAAAGCCGCGCCGGGCTGTACAGCGCACAGATGGACCGCTCGTTCCGCTGGGGCATGAGCTGGTTCATTTTCTCGGAGGTGATGTTCTTTCTCGCCTTCTTCGGCGCGCTGTTCTACATCCGCTACTGGGCTGGCCCCTGGCTCGCCGGCGAAGGCGACAAGGGCATCAGCAACATGCTCTGGCCCAACTTCGAATACACCTGGCCACTGCTCAACACCCCAGATCCCAAGCTCTATCCGGCACCGGAAGGCACCATCAGCGCCTGGGGCCTGCCGCTGATCAACACCATCCTGCTGGTCAGCTCCAGCTTCACCCTGACCTGGGCGCACCACGCGCTGCGCAAGAACAATCGCCAGCACCTGAAGATCGGCCTGGCGCTGACCGTGCTGCTCGGCGCCGCGTTCCTGGTCCTGCAGATCGAAGAATACGTACATGCCTACACCGAACTCGGGCTGACTCTGGGCTCGGGCATCTACGGCGCGACCTTTTTCATGCTAACGGGCTTTCACGGCGCCCACGTGACCATGGGCGCGATCATCCTCACGGTGATGCTGGTGCGCATCCTGCGCGGGCACTTCAGCCCGGAGCAGCACTTCGGTTTCGAGGCGGCGGCCTGGTACTGGCACTTCGTCGACGTGGTGTGGATCGCGCTGTTCGTCTTCGTCTATGTGATCTAGCGAATCAGAAACCGAAGGCGGGGCGCAGCTGCCCCGTATAGAAACCCCAGCCGATCAGCGCAACGGTCAGCGCGCTGAGGGTGACGCGAATGAACAGGGCCGTGATCACGCGGGAGGTACGGCCCTCATCCCTGACGAGGAAGAACAACCCACTGAACAGACTGACCAGCGTGGCCACTAACAACAGAACGATCGCCGCCTTGAGCATGAGCGATTCCACGACAGGGGTATTGGGGGTGGAGTATAGCCAGCCGTATCGACACATCAGGCTGCCGGGCATGAGCGGCTTCAGGCCGGGGCTGCTGCCTACCCTGCTGGTGCTGGCCATGCTGCCGGTACTGGTCTGGCTGGGCTTCTGGCAGCTGGAGCGCGGCGAACAGAAGCGCGAACTGCTGGAGCGCCAGGAAGCTCGTCAGCAGGCCGCACCGCTGGCGCCGCACGAGATCGAACGGCTCAACGATCCGGCCTTCGCCCGCGTCCATCTGCAGGGTCGCTTCGATGCCGAACACAGCTTTCTGCTCGACAGCCGCACCCGCGACGGCCAGGTCGGCGTCGAGCTGCTGCAACCCTTCCATGACGAACTCAGCGGCCGCTGGGTGATGGTCAACCGCGGCTGGATTCCCTGGCCGGACCGCCGCGTGCCGCCGGCCTTCGACACGCCGACGCAGCCGTTGAAGCTCGCCGCCTGGGTCTACGTGCCGCCGGGCAAGCCATTCGTCTTCAGCCATCGCACGGCCGAGGGCTGGCCCCGGTTGATCAACCATGTGGACATCGAGGCGATGTGGCAGCAGGCCGGTCGCGAAGGCTTGATCCATGAATTGCGCCTGGAACCCGGCCCAAGCGCCTACCGCGCCGACTGGGCCATCACCAGCATGAGCCCATCACAGCACCTGGGCTATGCCGTGCAGTGGTTCGCCCTGGCGGCGGCGCTGCTGGCGCTGTTCATCTATTTCGGTGTGCATCAGGCACGGGGGAAGCGCAGTGAGCACGATGAATCCAACCCTCTCCAGCGGTGAAGGGAAACGCGGCCGCGGTCGGCTGCAACTGCTGCTGATCATCGGCGTGGTGCTGGGGCCGATGCTGCTGGCCTCGGCCATGTACCGTTTCGGCTTCTGGGTGCCGGAAAGCCGCAGCTATGACGGCGTGCTGATCGCCAACGGCCAGGACCGCGCGGCCATCGGCGTCACTGCAGTCAATGCCGACCAGCGCTGGGAGCTGCTGGTCACCGCGCCGCAGGGTTGCGAGACCCAATGCCAGCAACTGGTCTACCTGGCCCGGCAGATCAATATCGGCCTGGCCCGCGAAGCGGCCCGCGCCAGCCACGCCCTGGCCAGCGCGACGGCGCTGGACGAGGCCTACGAACAGCGTCTGCGTCGCGAATACCCGCAGCTGCAACGCCATGCGTTGGACGCCGCCGTCTATGCCCGCAACCCCGAGGCACCAGCCGCGCCCCAGCTGTGGATCGTCGACCCCCACGGCAATCTGGTGCTGCGCTACGACGTCGGCGCCGACGGCAAGGCGATTCTCGACGACCTGAAATACCTGCTGAAGATCTCGCAGATCGGCTGACGCACTCTGCCGTTTCGCTGCGGTCCCAAACTGGCCGCCCAAGGAGAAACCGATGGCCAAACCCGGATACCGCCTCGCCCTGATCGCCACGCTGCTGGCGGTGGTGGTCGTGCTGCTCGGCGCCTATACGCGGTTGACCCACGCCGGCCTCGGCTGCCCGGACTGGCCCGGCTGCTATGGTTTTCTCGCCGTGCCGATGAGTGAGCACAAGCAGAACATCGCCGCGCTGCGCTTTCCCGATGCACCGCTGGAGGTGGCCAAGGGCTGGAACGAGATGGTTCATCGCTATTTCGCCGGTGCGCTGGGCCTGGTGATTCTCGCCATGGCGGTGCAGGCCGTCCGCCGCCGGGCCGAACTCGGCCAACCTGTGAAATTGCCGCTGCTGCTGCTCGCGGTTGTCATCGCCCAGGCCATCTTCGGCATGTGGACGGTGACCCTGCAGCTCTGGCCGCAGGTGGTCACCGCGCACCTGCTAGGCGGTTTCACCACACTCAGCCTGCTGTTCCTGCTGTGCCTGAGGCTGTCCGGCGCATTTGCTCCGTTGCCAGCCATCGACAGTCGCCTGCCCAGATTCGCCGGCTTCGCCCTGCTCGCGGTGATCGCCCAGATCGCCCTCGGTGGCTG
Protein-coding regions in this window:
- the prlC gene encoding oligopeptidase A, with the translated sequence MSANNPLLQDFDLPPYSEIRPEHVEPAIDTILGDNRVAIQELLSRPADSLDWQTLVVGLDELNDRLARAWGPVSHLNSVCNSPELRTAYEACLPKLSAYYTELGQNRALFEAYQALAASPAAAGFEVAQKTILEHSLRDFRLSGIDLPPVEQQRFGAIQMKLAELGSKFSNQLLDATQGWTRHITDESLLAGITDSAKAQMAEAAKAKDLDGWLISLEFPSYYAVMTYADNRDLREEVYAAYCTRASDQGPNAGQFDNGPVMAEILELRHELAGLLGYGNFAELSLATKMAESTEQVLSFLRDLAVRSKPFAERDLAELRAFAAEQGLDDLQSWDLGYYAEKLRQQRYSLNQEELRAYFPIDKVLSGLFCIVQRLYGIEIHELEQFDGWHPEVRLFEITENGQHVGRFFFDLYARPNKRGGAWMDGARDKRRTAAGTLQTPVANLVCNFTPPVGERPALLTHDEVTTLFHEFGHGLHHLLTQVEHAGASGINGVAWDAVELPSQFMENWCWDPEGLAHISGHYQTGERLPQDKLDMMLAAKNFQSGMMMARQLEFSLFDFELHATHGDGRSVLQVLEHIRDEVSVMRPPAYNRFPNSFAHIFSGGYAAGYYSYKWAEVLSSDAFSRFEEEGVFNSETGRAFREAILARGGSQEPMVLFVDFRGREPSIDALLRHLGLVAEAAA
- a CDS encoding YheV family putative zinc ribbon protein; this translates as MSNEVSRVTTKRFIAGAVCPACSGTDCIKMWDVDGVPHRECVICGYADTLNAQGISVPMELGTRVNKVQPKPADPQVQSVQFFPNPKLKKPE
- a CDS encoding DUF1835 domain-containing protein — encoded protein: MLHLTCGDLAGDSVRALLARHEPDVKVRVLRDDLAVGPLSDVDSAPCAARAAFWEQVWPAEVTPRPAFANDLAADALWLAELPSPAPAVTVWHGDSASEQLLLARIAAALHGSRCELYEVPCGTGDSRAGQRKAVSMHSPDALAALYHPQAVSAARQAELAAVWHEQCAGSHEIRRWYEGSFRGEDYRLIDAALVAASPDKFAPLARAMAEVMGHCDGFFATDFFLYWRARELAAAAQLELLGDPVAGYRDLQVRRLG
- a CDS encoding acyltransferase family protein, with amino-acid sequence MHPTGSLHTRENNFDFLRFFAAALVLFAHSYPLVGRREDEPLTLLTGYEKGGSIAVGIFFVMSGYLIASSWLASSSPKSFLIKRALRIFPALIVAVLLSAFVIGPLVTQFDLARYLAADGTWTYLQNILLVTRYELPGVFTGNIYPDVVNGSLWTLPLEVLMYIGVMILGLTGFLKRRLIFLPIAVLAVGHFWLLGKLGIESYFIKNIFKLGLLYYSGSALFLYRDDIPWRGWIAALLFAALLATFRTDIGPLVYFVALPYLVLYLAYAPLPLISRFGKYGDFSYGLYIYAFPFQQLTIYLFGPQVGVLGLTLIAFVPTLILAALSWHLIEAPAMKLKRLFASPPQPGRATPKVEG
- a CDS encoding PA0069 family radical SAM protein, with protein sequence MTLPISTPRGRGTAVNPDNRFAPMRSEAYDDGWEQDVPPTRATEVRREIAKSVLTRNQSPDVGFDRSVNPYRGCEHGCIYCFARPTHAYWDLSPGIDFETKLIAKTNLAERLEAELSKPGYVPQPIALGVNTDAYQPLEREQRLTRQALEVLLRFKHPVHIITKGSLVLRDLDLLVPLAEQRLVSVSVSLTTLDDELKRIMEPRAASPTARLRVLRTLHEAGVPVSVMCAPMIPMINDMELERMLEAAREAGARSAGYVLLRLPHEVAELFEGWLQEHFPQRAAHVMSLVRQSRGGKDYDSRFGSRMRGEGQFAQLLAQRFQLACKRLGFNRRDQNYGLDCSLFAPPGQQLSLI
- the coxB gene encoding cytochrome c oxidase subunit II, which produces MSRHPCIWMGLGLWAIFGQAQAAWDVNMRSGATDVSRSVFDLHMAIFWICVVIGLLVFGVMIYSMIAHRRSKRQHSAHFHENTRVEVLWTVIPLLILVGMAVPATRTLIHIYDSSESDVDVQITGYQWKWHYKYLGEDVEFFSNLTTPREQINNQAPKGEHYLLEVDEPLVIPVGAKVRFLITAADVIHSWWVPDLAVKKDAIPGFINESWTRVEQPGIYRGQCTELCGKDHGFMPVVVEVKSQEDYATWLAEKKAEAAKLAELTSKEWTLAELSERGQKVYQTACASCHQAGGEGIPPMFPALKGSAIATGDIEAHIDIVVNGKPGTAMAAFGKQLSEVDLAAVITYERNAWGNKTDDMVTPKDVLDFKQAEEATQ
- the ctaD gene encoding cytochrome c oxidase subunit I; the encoded protein is MSAVIDDHGHVGHDHHHGPAKGLSRWLLTTNHKDIGSMYLWFSFCAFLLGGSMAMVIRAELFQPGLQIVQPEFFNQMTTMHGLIMVFGAVMPAFVGLANWMIPLMIGAPDMALPRMNNFSFWLLPAAFGLLVSTLFMEGGGPNFGWTFYAPLSTTYAPESVTFFIFAIHLMGISSIMGAINVIATILNLRAPGMTLMKMPLFVWTWLITAFLLIAVMPVLAGVVTMMLMDIHFGTSFFSAAGGGDPVLFQHVFWFFGHPEVYIMILPAFGAVSSIIPAFSRKPLFGYTSMVYATGAIAFLSFIVWAHHMFTVGIPLTGELFFMYATMLIAVPTGVKVFNWVSTMWRGSLTFEAPMLFAVAFVILFTIGGFSGLMLAIAPADFQYHDTYFVVAHFHYVLVPGAIFGIFASAYYWLPKWTGHMYDETLAKLHFWMSFVGMNLAFFPMHFVGLAGMPRRIPDYNMMFANFNMVSSVGAFMFGATQLLFLFIVIKCIRGGVPAPAKPWDGAEGLEWSVPSPAPYHTFQTPPDMSDVHEHRKGTGGELTP
- a CDS encoding cytochrome c oxidase assembly protein; this translates as MNESLSTRRLVRRLVFVVIAMFGFGFLLVPIYDVMCQAFGINGKTAGAYTGVQSADEARAVRVQFLATNAADMQWQFGPQADQISVHPGASQEIRFVAYNPTDKPMTAQAIPSVSPSRAAAYFHKTECFCFTQQVLQPGERIEMPVRFIVDRDLPADVHNLTLAYTLFDITSRQPPVAANATSAPAKESLQ